Proteins found in one Pagrus major chromosome 20, Pma_NU_1.0 genomic segment:
- the tecpr1a gene encoding tectonin beta-propeller repeat-containing protein 1, whose product MPASRLWVVDVYGRVFSLSTAGQQWEQCHDAQMEFKRVTAAQQCCWGIACDNNVYLNLHASDLPIRYQETTYENQRWNPIGGFSDHLLPSDRWQWSDITGLKHQPFDSFELPSSSWEWEGDWYVDENFEGEPTEKEGWTYAIDFPAFYTKNKKMTSCVRRRRWLRYRRYKDMDTWAKIPSPQMETPDPFSDISCGGWDISEEPRGRLSLWAVSLLGKVWFREGIYHHNPEGSMWEEQSVPGEVLQISCGPRDLVWAVLWEGQLAVRQGITRDCPKGTSWVEMDSPSPDGGAIHVAVGINTVWALTKDNKVWFRRGIDSHNPCGLGWISMVGEMITINVGLNDQVFAICCEDRAVYFRQGVTSSELSGKTWKAISVPRDGDRSHSSASANSLQSAGCFFSGEVRAQSVVSDVESDTEKVSTDGASCLVTSTSPESVVDAPTDHPDQPMETPKPRIPKVTSDSFISELISDREPAKSLREGGSAGPAVLEEEETLPGEGEVIAPCADVAISPSQSGRPLDAQWSNVDLEEAQGQQAQTGVALEAADTSSLSSVATYTLAMEDPYGTDEHPLWAWVSGGGCSVDSHSHLNWFNSMNTSLLVQSVQSVQSMSPSVTPAQTAAWRRQIFEQLSERTKREMDNFKHYEQAIEQSVWVKKGTMQWWRDWKPYKWIDVHFALEQFSGSDGNKDGILFIYYNFYEEKKYLHAFVNELTILVPVLNESKHTFAIYTPERTKQRFPIRLAAATELEMHDWLALLSVSCCHSRGIQGPPSKQAIWSITCKGDIFVSEPSPDLEAMPYPTPCDQMFWRQVGGHLRMVECNSVGIVWGIGYDHTAWVYTGGYGGGFFQGLASSTDNIYTQTDVKSVYIYENQRWNPLEGFTNRGLPTDRYMWSDASGLHECTKTNMKPPSTQWTWVSDWTIDYSVSCGTDKEGWQYAADFPVSYHGRKGKTDFVRRRRWARKCKLTTTGPWQEIPPVALSDVTILPCAAQSNVDEVHLWAISNKGDVLCRLGVTALTPAGSSWLHVGTDQPFKSISIGAASQVWAIARDGSAFYRGSVSPQSPAGDCWYHIPSPSKQKLKQVSVGRTSVLTVDENGNLWYRQGVTPSYPQGSSWEHISNNVRKVSVGPLDQVWIIADKVQGSHSLSCGTVCHRLGVQPVEPKGMSWDYGIGGGWDHITVRGNSMEPPRVCLPSLTDTSAPAPRSPLPVRNMEVDSSAGGS is encoded by the exons ATGCCTGCCTCCAGGCTGTGGGTGGTGGATGTGTACGGGCGGGTCTTCAGCCTGTCGACGGCGGGGCAGCAGTGGGAGCAGTGCCATGACGCCCAGATGGAGTTCAAGCGGGTGACGGCAGCTCAGCAGTGCTGCTGGGGCATCGCCTGCGACAACAACGTCTACCTGAACCTGCACGCTTCTGACCTGCCCATCCGCTACCAAGAGACTACCTACGAGAATCAA CGATGGAATCCAATCGGTGGTTTCTCGGACCATTTATTGCCAAGCGACCGCTGGCAATGGAGTGATATCACGGGTCTGAAGCACCAACCTTTCGACAGCTTCGAGCTCCCCTCCAGCAGCTGGGAGTGGGAGGGTGACTGGTACGTGGATGAAAACTTTGAGGGAGAGCCCACAGAGAAAGAG GGATGGACCTACGCCATTGACTTCCCCGCCTTctacaccaaaaacaaaaagatgacCTCCTGTGTCCGTCGCAGGCGATGGCTCCGCTACAGGAGGTACAAAGACATGGACACCTGGGCTAAG ATCCCCTCACCGCAGATGGAGACGCCAGATCCCTTCAGCGACATTAGCTGTGGAGGCTGGGATATCAGTGAGGAGCCCAGAGGGCGGCTGTCATTATGGGCTGTCTCCCTACTGGGcaag GTGTGGTTCAGAGAGGGAATCTATCACCACAATCCTGAGGGCTCCATGTGGGAGGAGCAGTCTGTACCTGGGGAGGTGCTCCAGATCAGTTGTGGCCCAAGGGATCTGGTCTGGGCGGTGCTGTGGGAGGGGCAGCTTGCTGTCAGGCAGGGCATCACCCGAGACTGCCCCAAAG GTACCTCCTGGGTGGAGATGGATTCTCCAAGTCCCGATGGAGGAGCCATACATGTGGCCGTGGGGATCAACACTGTTTGGGCTTTGACCAAGGACAACAAA GTGTGGTTCAGACGTGGCATTGACTCCCACAACCCTTGTGGCTTGGGCTGGATCAGCATGGTGGGAGAAATGATCACAATCAACGTAGGACTCAATGACCAG gtgtttgcAATCTGCTGTGAGGATCGGGCCGTGTACTTCCGACAAGGAGTGACCTCCAGTGAACTGAGTGGGAAAACCTGGAAGGCCATCAGCGTCCCACGAGATGGAGACCGATCACACTCCAGTGCCAGCGCAAACAGcctgcagag TGCTGGATGCTTCTTCTCTGGTGAGGTACGTGCTCAGTCAGTGGTGAGCGACGTGGAATCAGACACGGAGAAAGTATCCACAGATGGAGCCAGCTGCCTCGTAACCTCCACCTCCCCTGAGTCTGTTGTTGATGCCCCCACAGACCACCCTGACCAACCTATGGAGACCCCCAAACCCCGAATCCCCAAGGTCACCAGCGACAGCTTCATCTCTGAACTCATCTCTGACCGAGAACCAGCCAAGAGCTTAAGGGAGGGCGGATCTGCTGGTCCAGCTgttctggaggaggaggagacccTCCCCGGTGAAGGAGAGGTCATAGCCCCTTGTGCTGATGTAGCTATATCCCCCAGCCAGTCTGGACGTCCTCTTGACGCCCAGTGGAGTAACGTGGATCTGGAGGAGGCGCAGGGCCAGCAGGCTCAGACTGGAGTAGCACTAGAGGCAGCTGACACCAGCAGCTTGTCATCAGTGGCCACATACACTCTGGCCATGGAGGACCCGTATGGGACAGATGAGCATCCTCTGTGGGCGTGGGTCAGTGGAGGAGGCTGCTCCGTGGACAGTCATTCCCACCTCAACTGGTTCAACTCGATGAACACTTCAT TGTTGGTCCAGTCAGTCCAGTCTGTCCAATCCATGAGTCCGTCTGTCACCCCAGCTCAGACAGCTGCCTGGCGGCGACAAATCTTTGAACAACTCAGCGAGAGGACCAAAAGAGAGATGGATAATTTCAAACATTATGAACAAGCTATAGAGCAG TCTGTGTGGGTGAAGAAGGGAACCATGCAGTGGTGGAGGGACTGGAAGCCATACAAGTGGATAGATGTTCATTTTGCCCTGGAGCAGTTCTCAGGATCAGACGGCAACAAGGACGGCATTCTTTTCATCTATTACAACTTTTATGAGGAGAAGAAG TACCTGCATGCCTTCGTCAACGAGCTCACCATCCTGGTTCCTGTGCTAAATGAATCCAAACACACTTTTGCCATCTACACTCCTGAGCGGACCAAACAGAGGTTTCCAATCAGATTGGCAGCAGCCACAGAGCTAGAGATGCATGACTGG CTGGCGTTGTTGAGCGTTTCGTGCTGCCACTCCAGGGGGATCCAGGGTCCTCCCTCCAAACAGGCCATCTGGTCAATCACCTGTAAAGGGGACATCTTTGTTAGTGAGCCCTCCCCTGATCTGGAGGCCATGCCTTACCCCACACCCTGTGAccagat GTTCTGGCGGCAGGTTGGAGGTCACCTACGGATGGTGGAGTGTAACAGTGTTGGCATAGTGTGGGGGATTGGCTATGACCACACTGCCTGGGTCTACACTGGGGGTTATGGAGGAGGTTTCTTCCAGGGACTGGCCAGCAGCACAGataacatttacacacagacgGATGTCAAAAGTGTCTACATCTACGAGAACCAGCGGTGGAACCCTCTTGAAGGCTTCACCAACAG AGGGCTACCTACAGACCGCTACATGTGGAGTGATGCATCAGGACTACACGagtgcacaaaaacaaatatgaaaccTCCCTCCACCCAGTGGACGTGG GTGTCTGACTGGACTATCGACTACAGCGTCTCCTGTGGGACAGACAAGGAAGGCTGGCAATATGCAGCTGATTTTCCAGT GTCATATCATGGCAGAAAAGGGAAGACGGACTTTGTGCGTCGCAGGCGATGGGCCAG GAAGTGTAAACTGACAACCACAGGACCCTGGCAGGAAATTCCGCCGGTAGCACTGAGTGATGTGACCATCCTGCCGTGTGCAGCTCAGAGCAACGTGGATGAGGTTCATCTGTGGGCCATCAGCAACAAGGGAGATGTCCTCTGCCGACTGGGAGTCACCGCACTGACGCCTGCT GGATCCTCGTGGCTCCATGTGGGAACTGACCAGCCTTTCAAGTCCATCTCCATCGGGGCTGCCAGCCAGGTTTGGGCCATCGCCCGGGATGGTTCTGCCTTTTACAGGGGATCTGTCTCTCCACAGAGCCCAGCAG GAGACTGTTGGTACCACATCCCCTCTCCATCCAAACAGAAGCTGAAGCAGGTGTCTGTTGGAAGGACATCTGTCCTCACAGTAGATGAAAATG GTAACCTGTGGTACCGGCAGGGTGTGACCCCCAGCTACCCTCAGGGCTCCTCCTGGGAACACATTTCTAATAACGTACGCAAGGTCTCCGTAGGGCCTCTGGACCAG GTGTGGATCATAGCGGACAAGGTGCAGGGCAGCCACAGTCTGAGCTGTGGAACAGTGTGTCATCGACTTGGAGTCCAACCTGTGGAGCCTAAAGGAATGTCTTGGGACTACGGCATTGGG GGTGGCTGGGACCACATCACAGTGAGAGGGAACTCCATGGAGCCGCCTCGCGTTTGTCTTCCCTCTTTAACAGACACGTCCGCCCCGGCCCCTCGGAGCCCCCTCCCTGTCAGGAACATGGAGGTCGACAGCAGTGCTGGGGGCAGCTAG
- the bhlha15 gene encoding class A basic helix-loop-helix protein 15 → MKSKGKAVKASRRTWSDPEPELEPDTEPGSSEQEGSEASVRIGGSWRGSLRGGDGKRQAGGGRRRRQHGSSNKERSVRRLESNERERQRMHKLNNAFQALREAIPHVKTDKKLSKIETLTLAKNYIKSLTTIILDMSGACLPAGGAASEASAAKLLQCYQQTLEEDGEDDLAQYLTHVHSLSQRS, encoded by the coding sequence ATGAAGTCCAAAGGGAAGGCTGTGAAAGCATCCAGGAGGACCTGGTCTGACCCCGAGCCAGAACTTGAACCAGACACAGAACCAGGCTCCAGTGAGCAGGAGGGCTCAGAGGCCTCTGTCCGGATCGGTGGCTCCTGGAGGGGGTCACTCAGAGGTGGGGATGGCAAGCGTCAAGCAGGTGGAGGCAGGCGACGCAGGCAACACGGCTCCAGCAACAAGGAACGCAGCGTCCGGCGGCTTGAGAGCAACGAGCGAGAGCGTCAGCGCATGCACAAGCTCAACAACGCCTTCCAAGCGCTGCGCGAGGCCATCCCCCACGTCAAGACAGACAAGAAGCTGTCCAAGATCGAGACTCTGACCCTGGCAAAGAATTACATCAAATCCTTAACCACCATCATCCTGGACATGTCAGgggcctgcctgcctgctggcGGGGCCGCGTCAGAGGCCAGTGCCGCCAAGCTGCTCCAGTGCTACCAACAGACCCTGGAGGAGGACGGGGAGGATGATCTAGCCCAGTACCTCACCCATGTGCACAGCTTGAGCCAGCGCAGCTAA
- the LOC141016050 gene encoding uncharacterized protein isoform X2: MQEFKYFRDGATLVISLDGLNWLSKRRCNDKGVKKRDDELQALISSGQMIQAEEELQPITCFCILDQRGRGIPQLWRNCDRTSSSVTRLPSLSIPPRQRRHLEEPTRHSTLTSFASSVSECTKEAPWTRLILNMQDMFSFFKKDLNIVTQQDAVTKNQQNRLIIFCDEDIPQQLFSDTLSTEDCWTSIGDTGRHIADNVSHWSHAPDNNNNNSEGIQHELVSKDNFNTCKLKSLLKSCQIYAAPGGLSERDKAVKRRKSVSFDDDVMVYLFDQERPTVELHSGPCTSPPSSHSCNLPDVTLEDSGTMLNDHSHAFA; encoded by the exons ATGCAAG agtTTAAATACTTCAGGGATGGAGCTACACTGGTGATTTCATTGGATGGTTTAAATTGGCTGTCTAAAAGGAGATGCAATGACAAAGGAGTCAAGAAAAG GGATGACGAGCTCCAGGCGTTGATATCCTCAGGTCAGATGATCCAGGCTGAAGAGGAGCTGCAGCCAATTACCTGCTTCTGTATCCTTGatcaaagaggaagaggaatcCCCCAGTTATGGAGGAACTGTGACCGCACATCAAGCTCGGTAACACGGCTGCCATCCCTCTCTATCCCCCCTCGACAGCGTCGTCATCTGGAGGAGCCCACACGTCATTCAACGCTCACTTCTTTCGcttcttctgtctctgagtGCACAAAGGAGGCCCCATGGACAAGACTTATTTTAAATATGCAGGACATGTTCAGTTTCTTCAAAAAGGATTTAAACATTGTGACCCAGCAGGACGCTGTTACCAAGAATCAACAAAATAGGTTGATCATTTTCTGTGATGAGGACATACCGCAACAACTTTTTAGTGACACACTCTCCACTGAGGATTGTTGGACGTCTATAGGGGATACTGGTCGGCATATCGCTGATAACGTGTCTCACTGGTCCCACGCGCcagacaacaacaataacaactcTGAGGGGATTCAACATGAACTGGTTAGCAAAGACAATTTTAACACATGCAAGCTGAAGAGTCTTCTGAAATCCTGTCAGATCTACGCTGCTCCAGGAGGTTTGTCTGAGAGAGACAAGGCTGTAAAAAGGAGGAAGAGTGTGTCgtttgatgatgatgtcatggtcTACCTGTTTGATCAG GAGAGGCCCACAGTGGAGCTGCACTCTGGGCCCTGCACATCTCCGCCAAGCAGCCATTCCTGCAACCTGCCAGATGTCACATTAGAGGACAGTGGTACTATGTTAAATGACCACTCTCATGCTTTTGCATGA
- the LOC141016050 gene encoding uncharacterized protein isoform X1 — MQEFKYFRDGATLVISLDGLNWLSKRRCNDKGVKKRDDELQALISSGQMIQAEEELQPITCFCILDQRGRGIPQLWRNCDRTSSSVTRLPSLSIPPRQRRHLEEPTRHSTLTSFASSVSECTKEAPWTRLILNMQDMFSFFKKDLNIVTQQDAVTKNQQNRLIIFCDEDIPQQLFSDTLSTEDCWTSIGDTGRHIADNVSHWSHAPDNNNNNSEGIQHELVSKDNFNTCKLKSLLKSCQIYAAPGGLSERDKAVKRRKSVSFDDDVMVYLFDQVLLSCWLFNCSVVGFVLCFLVSCLISTITVLRRGPQWSCTLGPAHLRQAAIPATCQMSH, encoded by the exons ATGCAAG agtTTAAATACTTCAGGGATGGAGCTACACTGGTGATTTCATTGGATGGTTTAAATTGGCTGTCTAAAAGGAGATGCAATGACAAAGGAGTCAAGAAAAG GGATGACGAGCTCCAGGCGTTGATATCCTCAGGTCAGATGATCCAGGCTGAAGAGGAGCTGCAGCCAATTACCTGCTTCTGTATCCTTGatcaaagaggaagaggaatcCCCCAGTTATGGAGGAACTGTGACCGCACATCAAGCTCGGTAACACGGCTGCCATCCCTCTCTATCCCCCCTCGACAGCGTCGTCATCTGGAGGAGCCCACACGTCATTCAACGCTCACTTCTTTCGcttcttctgtctctgagtGCACAAAGGAGGCCCCATGGACAAGACTTATTTTAAATATGCAGGACATGTTCAGTTTCTTCAAAAAGGATTTAAACATTGTGACCCAGCAGGACGCTGTTACCAAGAATCAACAAAATAGGTTGATCATTTTCTGTGATGAGGACATACCGCAACAACTTTTTAGTGACACACTCTCCACTGAGGATTGTTGGACGTCTATAGGGGATACTGGTCGGCATATCGCTGATAACGTGTCTCACTGGTCCCACGCGCcagacaacaacaataacaactcTGAGGGGATTCAACATGAACTGGTTAGCAAAGACAATTTTAACACATGCAAGCTGAAGAGTCTTCTGAAATCCTGTCAGATCTACGCTGCTCCAGGAGGTTTGTCTGAGAGAGACAAGGCTGTAAAAAGGAGGAAGAGTGTGTCgtttgatgatgatgtcatggtcTACCTGTTTGATCAGGTACTGCTCTCCTGTTGGCTGTTTAACTGTAGCGTGGTGGGTTTTGTGCTTTGTTTCTTAGTTTCCTGTTTAATTTCCACTATTACTGTTCTTAGGAGAGGCCCACAGTGGAGCTGCACTCTGGGCCCTGCACATCTCCGCCAAGCAGCCATTCCTGCAACCTGCCAGATGTCACATTAG